A window of the Candidatus Desulfatibia profunda genome harbors these coding sequences:
- a CDS encoding cation-translocating P-type ATPase, which yields MRPTAVDTINKLRDQGYNIALVSGDGEQTTRAVGTMLGIDSAYGGKLPQDKAFFVQDLQQKGNIVTMVGDGVNDAPALIQADLAIAVHSGSRLGKEAADITLMRGTPEQILDYLDLARQVNKKIQQNLLFSLSYNFISIPVAMSGLLTPIVAVCAMLLSSLSVTGNTLLLARKYKSTLIDRKQNGVGGKFGVGPR from the coding sequence TTGCGGCCCACGGCAGTCGACACCATCAACAAATTAAGGGATCAGGGTTACAATATCGCGCTGGTCTCGGGTGACGGGGAGCAAACGACCCGCGCCGTCGGAACGATGCTTGGCATTGACAGCGCATACGGTGGCAAGCTGCCGCAGGATAAAGCCTTTTTTGTGCAAGATCTGCAACAAAAAGGCAACATTGTCACCATGGTGGGCGACGGTGTCAATGACGCCCCGGCCCTTATCCAGGCGGACCTGGCCATTGCCGTTCACTCCGGCAGCCGCCTGGGAAAAGAAGCGGCAGACATCACGCTGATGCGGGGGACCCCGGAACAAATTCTGGATTATCTGGATCTGGCCCGGCAGGTAAACAAAAAGATACAGCAAAATCTTTTATTTTCTTTAAGTTACAACTTCATCAGCATACCCGTAGCCATGAGCGGCCTGCTGACGCCTATAGTGGCCGTGTGTGCCATGCTGCTGAGCAGCCTGAGCGTCACCGGCAATACGCTGCTGCTCGCACGCAAATACAAATCTACCTTAATTGATCGTAAACAAAATGGAGTCGGCGGAAAATTTGGGGTCGGACCACGATAG
- a CDS encoding cation-translocating P-type ATPase, translating into MLITLTLLGKTIERKAKDAVQQDLGNFFCLKPSKVKRCSNQFPGGRYVAAKMLRQGDFFKVQESEIIPADGLVVEGSGTIDESSLTGEALPIQKKTGNRVRSGTRVLQGALKVKAEAVGEASTLGQMIKIMEKALGQKIPLEGKTDRILRWFVPLVLLLAVTTGWACLIAGHSFETAIIRAVTVMVISCPCALGIAIPIARVAGISAAGNKGILVRDFSAFEKAQQTDTIVFDKTGTLTRGEWSLLDIIVMAPFDEKQILAPAAALEQKSDHYIAAAIAKRALQSAVLPAALTEIQCYQNGISGMFGADTIKIGSRSFIAQDETTSLTLSNVNVEDETLQSTVYMSYSS; encoded by the coding sequence ATGTTGATAACCCTGACCCTGCTGGGTAAAACCATCGAAAGAAAAGCCAAAGATGCGGTACAGCAAGATCTTGGTAATTTTTTCTGCCTCAAGCCCAGCAAGGTCAAACGCTGCAGCAATCAATTCCCCGGCGGACGTTATGTTGCCGCAAAGATGCTCCGGCAAGGCGATTTTTTTAAAGTCCAAGAAAGCGAAATCATCCCTGCTGACGGGCTGGTAGTTGAAGGATCGGGAACCATTGACGAATCTTCTCTCACCGGAGAAGCCCTGCCAATTCAGAAAAAGACCGGAAATCGTGTCCGCAGCGGAACCCGGGTACTGCAAGGAGCGCTCAAGGTCAAGGCCGAAGCCGTCGGTGAAGCCTCGACCTTGGGGCAGATGATCAAGATCATGGAAAAGGCCCTGGGTCAAAAAATTCCTTTGGAAGGAAAAACCGACCGCATCCTGCGCTGGTTTGTCCCCTTGGTCCTGCTGCTTGCGGTGACCACCGGCTGGGCCTGCCTAATTGCCGGTCATTCATTTGAAACGGCCATCATCCGAGCCGTTACGGTGATGGTCATCTCGTGCCCGTGTGCCCTGGGTATCGCCATACCCATTGCGAGGGTCGCAGGAATCTCCGCGGCCGGAAACAAAGGCATTTTAGTCCGCGATTTCTCGGCCTTTGAAAAAGCCCAACAAACCGATACCATTGTTTTTGACAAGACCGGTACCCTGACCCGGGGTGAGTGGTCTTTGCTGGATATTATCGTGATGGCGCCGTTTGACGAAAAACAGATTCTTGCGCCGGCCGCAGCCCTGGAACAAAAATCCGATCATTATATTGCCGCGGCCATTGCAAAGCGGGCGCTGCAAAGCGCTGTGTTGCCGGCTGCGTTAACAGAAATACAGTGTTATCAAAACGGAATTTCCGGAATGTTCGGGGCCGACACCATCAAAATAGGCTCCAGAAGCTTTATCGCTCAAGATGAAACCACATCTTTGACCCTATCAAATGTCAACGTTGAAGATGAAACCTTGCAATCGACGGTCTATATGAGTTATAGTAGTTAG
- a CDS encoding cation-translocating P-type ATPase has protein sequence MLGDLCGLSLRHGTVKWRADGREFCFCCIGCRQVFIILTEAADSPNPLHFKETALFKKCLEMGIIPASESDLEQRPANKPATHPLPAEQIDTEPATDAKDDFQDNTLSLHLNVGDMWCPACAWVIEQALSKHSGVVRASCNFSTDRVYCEYNPVKTSPEQLIQTIGNLGYRATVPEEDGSTSETGKDFIRFAICAFLTANVMMLSFALYSGFFTQLTPETVAKLSWPIFILAGIVFFYGGPKIYRKAWAGFFSGAFGMETLITFGAFSAFIYSTFNLWKHPSLL, from the coding sequence TTGCTTGGCGACCTTTGCGGCCTTTCTCTGCGCCACGGCACGGTCAAATGGAGGGCCGACGGCAGGGAGTTTTGCTTTTGCTGCATCGGCTGCCGGCAGGTTTTCATCATACTTACGGAAGCCGCCGATTCCCCGAACCCTTTGCATTTCAAAGAAACAGCGCTGTTTAAAAAATGTCTGGAAATGGGGATTATCCCCGCTTCGGAATCGGACCTGGAACAACGTCCGGCCAACAAGCCCGCAACACACCCATTGCCTGCCGAACAGATCGATACCGAGCCAGCCACAGACGCCAAAGACGACTTCCAGGACAACACGCTCAGCCTTCACCTGAACGTCGGCGACATGTGGTGCCCTGCCTGCGCCTGGGTTATTGAACAGGCCCTTTCAAAGCATTCCGGCGTTGTGCGTGCATCCTGCAATTTTTCAACCGATAGGGTCTATTGCGAATACAACCCGGTCAAAACGTCTCCGGAGCAACTGATACAGACCATCGGCAACCTGGGATACCGGGCAACGGTGCCGGAAGAAGATGGCAGCACAAGCGAAACCGGAAAGGATTTCATCCGTTTTGCCATCTGTGCCTTTCTGACCGCCAATGTGATGATGCTTTCCTTTGCACTATACTCCGGCTTTTTCACACAACTTACCCCGGAAACCGTTGCTAAACTGTCCTGGCCCATTTTTATCCTGGCCGGCATTGTCTTTTTTTACGGCGGCCCCAAAATCTATCGCAAAGCCTGGGCCGGTTTTTTTTCCGGGGCTTTCGGCATGGAAACCCTGATTACCTTCGGCGCTTTCAGTGCCTTTATTTACAGCACGTTTAATCTTTGGAAGCATCCATCTTTATTATGA
- a CDS encoding c-type cytochrome, whose amino-acid sequence MKRIAILVLLVLVVLTAAYTAITLYDENLKIGRMWETPAVRPHEAPLLVMQPGVVPFDGGEAVFRTGPGKGLISPLDLKDASIIDLGKNGYFTYCVHCHGKYLDGNGTVGQSFHPLPGDLRSPRVQSMSPGVLFKEISYGIPQGRQPPLATTVEIPDRWRIIAYIKALGPRE is encoded by the coding sequence ATGAAGCGAATTGCGATCCTGGTGCTGCTGGTATTGGTCGTCCTCACCGCAGCCTATACGGCCATCACCCTTTATGATGAAAATCTCAAGATCGGCCGCATGTGGGAAACACCTGCGGTGCGCCCTCACGAGGCGCCGCTGCTGGTGATGCAACCCGGTGTCGTACCGTTTGACGGCGGCGAAGCCGTATTTAGGACCGGTCCCGGCAAAGGGCTAATATCTCCCCTGGACCTGAAAGACGCATCCATTATCGATTTGGGTAAGAACGGTTATTTTACCTACTGTGTTCACTGCCACGGAAAATACCTTGATGGTAATGGTACCGTGGGCCAGAGTTTTCACCCATTGCCCGGCGATCTGAGAAGCCCCCGGGTCCAATCCATGTCCCCCGGGGTCCTCTTTAAAGAAATCAGCTACGGAATCCCCCAAGGCCGGCAGCCGCCCCTGGCAACCACCGTCGAGATACCGGATCGCTGGCGGATTATTGCCTATATTAAAGCCCTGGGGCCTCGCGAATGA